One window of Leucoraja erinacea ecotype New England chromosome 14, Leri_hhj_1, whole genome shotgun sequence genomic DNA carries:
- the LOC129703369 gene encoding P2Y purinoceptor 14-like, which yields MTNSTVAPNSTSCHNLRDLTVIRAIISILYCFVFLGGFVLNIMAAWIFYKIPNRSSFTIYLKNIVAADLLLVVTLPFKILSESNLGSWQLKAFVCRYSAVIFYSSMYLSIIFLGLISLDRYLKIVQPRKSLSVQKVQFAKVVSVSCWVYIISFALPNIILTNKDPTEKTAAHCLKLKSKVGETWHRIVVINCKVIFWISFALLTLCYLAILKKLYWSNQKFQNDSGTVIKKANRNIFSILAVFFICFVPYHVIRIPYENIRSAESGCTTHNRLYYTKEATLLLCAFNVCLDPIIYFLLCKSFTRVLHQKMGRQRQQDPENRKTDIRNMDTH from the coding sequence ATGACCAACAGCACAGTTGCTCCCAACAGCACGAGCTGCCATAATTTGCGTGACCTCACTGTGATCAGAGCGATCATATCCATCTTGTACTGCTTTGTCTTCCTTGGAGggtttgtgctgaacataatggctGCTTGGATCTTCTACAAGATTCCTAACCGCTCCAGCTTTACAATTTACCTCAAGAACATCGTGGCAGCTGACCTGTTGCTGGTGGTTACGCTTCCATTTAAAATCCTTTCCGAATCCAACCTTGGATCCTGGCAGCTGAAAGCCTTTGTGTGTCGCTACTCTGCCGTAATATTCTACAGCAGCATGTACCTCAGCATAATATTCCTCGGCCTGATCAGCCTTGACCGCTACCTGAAGATCGTGCAGCCTCGCAAAAGCCTCAGTGTGCAGAAAGTCCAGTTCGCCAAGGTCGTCAGTGTGAGCTGTTGGGTTTACATCATCAGCTTCGCCCTGCCAAATATCATTTTAACCAACAAGGACCCCACAGAGAAAACTGCAGCACATTGCCTGAAGTTGAAGAGCAAGGTGGGAGAGACTTGGCATCGCATTGTAGTTATCAATTGCAAAGTTATTTTCTGGATCAGTTTTGCTCTCCTCACTTTGTGCTACTTAGCCATCCTGAAGAAACTGTACTGGTCCAACCAAAAATTCCAGAACGATTCCGGCACGGTGATCAAGAAAGCTAATCGCAACATTTTCAGCATCTTGGCCGTCTTCTTCATCTGCTTTGTGCCCTACCATGTTATCCGGATCCCATACGAGAATATCCGGTCAGCAGAGAGCGGCTGTACAACACACAACCGCCTGTACTACACCAAGGAGGCCACGTTGCTTCTGTGCGCATTTAACGTTTGCCTTGATCCCATCATCTACTTTCTTCTGTGCAAGTCCTTCACCAGAGTGCTGCATCAGAAGATGGGCAGGCAGAGACAACAGGACCCAGAAAATCGTAAGACAGACATAAGAAACATGGACACTCATTAA